A genomic region of Candidatus Abyssobacteria bacterium SURF_5 contains the following coding sequences:
- a CDS encoding pyruvate synthase subunit beta, which yields MGGTERMNHEKTHENELVCSGHYACQGCGAVIAMRHALAALGPRTIVVLPACCWSVIAGPYPYSALRVPVFHTAFETGGSTASGVRAALEMQGKSDINVLAWAGDGGTFDIGLQSLSGAVERNEDIIYTCYDNEAYMNTGIQQSSATPARAWTTTSPEAHPKDTQKKNIVQILAGHKIPYVATTSIGFPDDLIAKFEKAKSIRGTKFLHVLAPCPSGWKYSSQLSVRLARLATHCKVFPIYEVFDGETYVINVEPEGRPVKEYLSLQGRFSHLTPRQIDEIQARVDYDWEHLLHKAMLEKFEFE from the coding sequence ATGGGTGGGACTGAAAGAATGAATCACGAAAAGACGCATGAGAACGAACTGGTCTGTTCCGGCCATTATGCCTGCCAGGGATGCGGGGCGGTGATTGCGATGCGGCACGCGCTGGCGGCGCTCGGGCCGCGCACGATCGTTGTCCTTCCCGCCTGCTGCTGGTCGGTTATCGCGGGGCCGTACCCCTATTCCGCCCTGCGGGTGCCGGTGTTTCATACAGCTTTCGAGACGGGCGGTTCGACCGCCTCAGGTGTTCGCGCCGCGCTCGAAATGCAGGGCAAGAGCGACATCAATGTGCTTGCCTGGGCGGGCGATGGAGGCACGTTCGATATCGGCCTGCAGTCGCTGTCCGGCGCGGTCGAGCGCAACGAGGACATCATATACACCTGCTATGACAACGAGGCCTATATGAATACGGGCATTCAGCAAAGCTCTGCCACGCCGGCGCGCGCGTGGACAACCACTTCCCCCGAGGCGCACCCTAAGGACACTCAGAAGAAAAACATCGTGCAGATCCTTGCCGGTCATAAGATTCCATATGTCGCCACCACATCCATCGGGTTCCCCGACGACCTGATCGCGAAATTCGAAAAGGCGAAATCGATCCGCGGAACCAAGTTTCTCCATGTCCTGGCTCCGTGCCCGTCGGGCTGGAAATATTCGTCGCAATTGAGCGTGCGGCTGGCGCGTCTGGCAACGCATTGCAAGGTGTTTCCGATTTACGAGGTGTTTGACGGTGAAACCTATGTCATCAACGTGGAGCCCGAAGGCAGGCCGGTGAAGGAGTACCTTTCTTTGCAGGGACGCTTTTCCCACCTCACGCCCAGGCAGATCGACGAAATCCAGGCGAGGGTGGACTATGACTGGGAGCATCTGCTTCACAAGGCCATGCTGGAAAAATTCGAATTCGAATGA
- the porA gene encoding pyruvate ferredoxin oxidoreductase: MKKVIMGNHAVSHAVMLARTEVIAAYPITPQTQIVEELSNMCAEGKLRAKFIKVESEHSAMACCVGASAAGSRAFTATSSQGLALMHEMLHWAAGARLPIVMAEVNRALAPGWNIWADQSDSLAQRDTGWLQFYCTCNQEILDSILIAYRLAETVSLPAMVVYDAFYLSHTYEAVDIPSPEQVDKFLPPYRPEFKLDVDNPMAFGSLTTPDYYMEMRHQIHQATESVHQVLPAIYQQFSGIFGRAYKVIEPYACDGAELVLLSSGTISSTARMVVEKLNAAGRKIGLLNVRVFRPFPAEQLKNVLRGVKKVAVLDRNISFGQGGIFAQELKAALCNETQRPQVIGFIAGLGGRDITPASIEEVIERAQKPDASQHEVEWVGLKE, translated from the coding sequence ATGAAGAAAGTGATCATGGGAAATCACGCCGTCTCGCATGCAGTCATGCTCGCGCGGACGGAGGTGATCGCTGCGTACCCAATCACGCCGCAGACGCAGATCGTCGAGGAATTATCGAACATGTGCGCCGAGGGCAAACTGCGCGCAAAGTTCATCAAGGTCGAATCCGAGCATTCGGCGATGGCCTGCTGCGTGGGCGCGTCGGCGGCTGGCAGCCGTGCATTCACCGCCACCTCGTCTCAGGGGCTCGCGCTCATGCACGAGATGCTCCATTGGGCCGCGGGCGCCCGCCTGCCAATCGTGATGGCCGAAGTGAATCGGGCTCTTGCACCCGGCTGGAACATTTGGGCCGACCAGAGCGATTCGCTTGCCCAGCGCGATACGGGCTGGCTGCAGTTCTACTGCACCTGCAATCAGGAGATTCTGGATTCGATCCTGATCGCGTACCGGCTTGCCGAGACGGTGTCATTGCCGGCAATGGTGGTCTACGACGCCTTTTATCTTTCCCATACATATGAAGCGGTTGATATTCCGTCGCCCGAGCAGGTGGACAAGTTCCTCCCGCCGTACCGGCCCGAATTCAAGCTCGACGTGGACAATCCGATGGCGTTCGGATCGCTGACGACGCCCGATTACTATATGGAGATGCGCCACCAAATCCATCAGGCGACGGAATCGGTTCACCAGGTGCTGCCGGCGATCTATCAGCAATTCAGCGGGATTTTCGGGCGAGCCTACAAGGTCATCGAGCCATACGCTTGTGATGGCGCAGAGCTGGTGCTTCTATCTTCCGGCACAATCTCCAGCACGGCTCGCATGGTTGTTGAGAAACTCAATGCCGCCGGCAGGAAAATCGGCCTGCTCAATGTGCGCGTCTTCCGCCCATTTCCGGCGGAACAATTGAAGAACGTCCTGCGCGGAGTAAAGAAGGTTGCGGTGCTTGACCGCAACATCTCATTCGGACAGGGCGGCATATTTGCACAGGAACTGAAGGCGGCTCTCTGCAACGAGACGCAGCGGCCGCAGGTGATCGGCTTCATTGCCGGCCTCGGCGGGCGCGATATCACCCCCGCTTCCATAGAGGAAGTGATAGAACGCGCCCAAAAACCGGATGCATCCCAACACGAGGTCGAATGGGTGGGACTGAAAGAATGA
- a CDS encoding FAD-dependent oxidoreductase, with the protein MSAKKEKKLPKILPAPGPVSRAGVVDNLTGSWRYLRPRYEEKLSPCIAACPAGERVELWIRRLQEGNLEEAGRIIREVNPFPRVCGRVCFHPCETECNRGQFDRPIAIHALERYIGDHTKSKVGKYKFPQTGKRIAVLGAGPAGLTCAFHLARLGHSVTIFEAETEPGGLLRYGIPAYRLPKDVLCEEIDNILSLGIDLKTGTAINDLEELRQRHDAVFLASGFGSVRKLGIPGEEEERVIDALSFLKLVNSGRIPAIGKTVLVIGGGNAAVDAARSALRLGAQPTLLYRRTRNEMPAYAPEVEEAQKEGVAIRYLVQLSEIARDAGGGLLVACEQCRLGEPDRSGRRQPEPLAGSRFLLQADTVITAIGEAPDNRLMEQALTQSKASAELRENVFIGGDLVTSIRTVSHAIGSGRRAAILIHASLGGSIEDPAAYPEHDVARFESLNMDYFPHKPRIRLPMLSLRERERTFQEIYRDIHSHSATEEAGRCFHCGACIACDTCRIYCPDIAIRKSGAADYSIDYDYCKGCGICAFECPRNAMTLDEETRL; encoded by the coding sequence ATGAGTGCAAAAAAAGAGAAGAAACTGCCAAAAATTCTTCCCGCGCCCGGGCCCGTTTCGCGGGCAGGAGTAGTTGACAACCTGACCGGCAGCTGGCGGTACTTGCGTCCGCGATATGAGGAAAAACTTTCACCGTGCATTGCCGCCTGTCCCGCGGGAGAGCGGGTCGAGCTTTGGATCAGGCGGTTGCAGGAAGGCAACCTGGAGGAGGCGGGCCGGATAATCAGGGAGGTCAACCCGTTTCCTCGAGTCTGCGGCCGGGTGTGTTTTCATCCATGCGAGACCGAATGCAATCGTGGGCAGTTTGATCGACCGATAGCGATACACGCCCTCGAACGGTATATCGGCGACCACACAAAAAGTAAGGTCGGAAAATACAAGTTCCCGCAAACCGGCAAGAGAATAGCCGTTCTCGGCGCGGGCCCGGCAGGTCTAACCTGCGCGTTTCATCTTGCCCGACTGGGACACAGCGTTACCATTTTTGAGGCCGAGACTGAACCGGGCGGGCTGTTGCGATATGGGATTCCGGCGTATCGTCTTCCGAAGGACGTTTTGTGTGAGGAAATAGATAACATACTCAGCCTGGGCATCGACCTGAAAACAGGCACGGCGATAAACGACCTCGAAGAGTTGAGACAGCGGCATGATGCGGTTTTTCTCGCGAGTGGTTTCGGCAGCGTGCGAAAACTGGGGATCCCGGGTGAAGAGGAAGAAAGAGTCATCGACGCGCTGAGTTTTCTGAAGCTGGTCAATAGCGGACGGATTCCCGCAATCGGCAAAACAGTCCTGGTAATCGGCGGAGGGAATGCCGCTGTGGATGCGGCGCGAAGCGCATTGCGGCTGGGCGCTCAGCCGACTCTTCTTTATCGCCGCACAAGAAACGAGATGCCGGCATATGCGCCCGAAGTGGAAGAGGCCCAGAAGGAGGGTGTCGCAATTCGATATCTCGTTCAGCTCTCGGAAATCGCCCGCGATGCGGGCGGCGGCCTTCTGGTCGCCTGCGAGCAGTGCCGCCTCGGCGAGCCGGACCGTTCGGGACGCCGACAGCCGGAACCGCTTGCCGGCTCTCGATTCCTGCTGCAGGCCGACACTGTCATCACAGCGATCGGCGAGGCGCCGGACAATCGTTTGATGGAACAGGCGCTCACGCAATCCAAGGCATCCGCGGAACTTCGTGAGAACGTCTTTATCGGCGGCGACCTGGTCACCTCGATCCGCACGGTTTCTCATGCAATTGGGTCCGGACGCCGCGCTGCGATTCTTATCCATGCCTCGCTTGGCGGCTCGATCGAAGATCCGGCAGCCTATCCTGAGCATGACGTTGCCCGTTTTGAAAGCCTGAACATGGATTACTTCCCGCACAAGCCGCGCATCCGCCTGCCCATGTTGTCGCTGCGGGAAAGAGAGAGAACATTTCAGGAAATTTATCGAGACATTCACTCTCATTCAGCGACCGAGGAAGCGGGCAGATGTTTTCACTGCGGCGCATGCATCGCGTGCGACACCTGCCGCATCTATTGTCCCGACATCGCGATCAGGAAATCGGGCGCGGCAGATTACTCCATTGATTACGATTATTGCAAAGGCTGCGGCATCTGCGCATTCGAGTGCCCGCGCAACGCCATGACCCTCGACGAGGAAACGCGGTTATGA